A genomic window from Candidatus Methylacidiphilum fumarolicum includes:
- a CDS encoding 4Fe-4S dicluster domain-containing protein produces MDATKEEGKMNRRTFLKAMSAAAMATGSIAATGCRRPEAFLVPYTNSPEWIIPGKALFYATSRPTRNGAEPILVESHEGRPTHIHPNPYFADYGVSTQTQASILDLYDPDRDGRITRNGEVVSKKEFIEFFKSQVQQWNDRKGAGLAILSFPVISPTFDRLKTEFLEKCPHATFAFYDPVGNENRKEAIKRFYGVSLSPVFQWEKADVILSVGCDFCSAEEGVEAIRGFVKSRKLTESSSSMSRLYVVENRMTVTGAMADHRLALKVSDVELFLLTLCYFLAQEKGFENLKPAIASFSIPTGWSADLINWIKVLANDLAAANAPLVVISRMAPVSQQLLVLAINEAFGERQAVRMIPQLESEGASFPELCEMIKKEEIKDLLIIGANPVYNAPGDSHWPELQRSLPSVVHFGLLNDETAAYANWHIPLSHYLECWGDSKTSSGLYVSQQPLIEPLFGSIGLLELFAFMNGTWEALEESEPTPPSMLAQPPVAGAPPFIPLPLGLRLVRDTFFKLFPAAGSDKDLIWRKLLHDGFYKESSPQFVNAVPKWEEWSKSVENLKVQRTNKEQLELVFYPCPKVDEGSLANNGWLQELPDTVTKLCWDNALLMSPNTAKRYGIFARKADSRKAEIVRIVSGEKWIEVAALVVPGHADNSLSLALGYGRKKELRVAAGVGFNAYPLTKTEQFWWISDCSIQKTNRFYDLARSQEHQLMHGRPLVKIASLEYFRKHPDFISEQGTEEIPEVSIYENPYSGQKEKGPAYKGGVWGGPYQWGMVIDLGSCVGCNACVVACQSENNIPIVGKGQVMRGRIMQWIRIDNYYQGSDENLQMFFEPMLCQHCENAPCESVCPVYATVHSKDGLNVMVYNRCIGTRACAANCPYKVRRFNFFDYNKRDVLKKKKIGPFEIENLYLGPFGDLGSPLTIQLQRNPNVTVRMRGVMEKCTFCVQRIEEAKITALARSKGTEPKTIPTDSVKTACQQACPAGAIMFGNLMDQQSMVSKWKKNERAYRVLQELNTRPRITYLARINNPNPSIAPQTQFEGKKEN; encoded by the coding sequence ATGGATGCGACGAAAGAAGAAGGGAAGATGAACCGCAGGACTTTCTTGAAGGCTATGTCGGCGGCGGCTATGGCGACTGGATCAATAGCAGCGACAGGATGCCGACGTCCAGAAGCATTTCTTGTGCCCTATACGAATAGCCCTGAATGGATTATACCAGGAAAAGCTTTGTTTTATGCTACTTCCAGACCGACTCGAAACGGTGCCGAGCCAATCCTTGTAGAATCTCACGAGGGAAGGCCTACGCATATCCATCCTAACCCTTACTTTGCTGATTACGGAGTGTCTACGCAAACACAAGCTTCGATCCTAGATCTCTATGATCCGGATAGGGACGGGCGCATTACCCGAAACGGAGAGGTGGTATCCAAAAAAGAGTTCATCGAATTTTTTAAATCTCAAGTCCAACAATGGAATGATAGAAAAGGGGCAGGGCTAGCTATACTTTCTTTTCCAGTGATTTCTCCTACGTTTGATCGGCTAAAAACCGAGTTTTTGGAAAAATGTCCTCATGCAACTTTCGCCTTTTATGACCCAGTGGGTAATGAGAACAGGAAAGAGGCTATCAAGCGATTTTATGGAGTTTCCTTAAGCCCTGTTTTCCAATGGGAGAAGGCCGATGTCATTCTTTCTGTAGGATGCGATTTCTGTTCAGCAGAAGAAGGAGTAGAAGCCATTCGTGGATTTGTGAAATCAAGAAAACTAACAGAAAGCTCCAGTTCGATGAGTCGACTGTATGTAGTCGAAAATCGGATGACGGTGACTGGGGCGATGGCCGATCATCGGTTGGCTCTAAAAGTCTCCGATGTTGAGCTTTTTTTGCTGACCTTGTGTTACTTCTTGGCCCAAGAAAAAGGCTTTGAAAATTTAAAGCCCGCCATTGCTTCCTTTAGCATTCCAACAGGTTGGAGTGCGGACTTGATTAATTGGATAAAAGTCTTGGCTAACGATTTAGCTGCTGCCAACGCGCCACTGGTAGTAATTAGCCGGATGGCTCCAGTATCGCAGCAGCTATTGGTTCTTGCCATCAACGAAGCCTTTGGAGAAAGACAGGCAGTGCGGATGATCCCTCAGCTAGAATCAGAAGGCGCTAGCTTCCCAGAACTCTGTGAAATGATTAAAAAAGAAGAAATCAAAGATCTTCTTATCATTGGGGCTAACCCAGTTTATAATGCACCGGGAGACAGCCATTGGCCTGAACTACAGCGTAGCCTTCCTTCTGTTGTTCATTTTGGGCTATTAAACGATGAGACAGCTGCCTATGCTAATTGGCATATTCCTCTAAGTCATTACCTAGAATGCTGGGGAGATTCGAAGACCTCCAGCGGGCTCTACGTTAGTCAACAGCCTCTAATCGAACCACTTTTTGGATCTATCGGTTTGTTGGAACTTTTCGCTTTTATGAACGGGACGTGGGAGGCTTTGGAAGAGTCTGAACCAACTCCTCCCTCCATGTTAGCTCAGCCGCCCGTGGCAGGAGCCCCTCCCTTTATTCCTCTACCGCTTGGATTGCGTCTAGTCCGAGATACGTTTTTTAAACTTTTCCCTGCCGCAGGCTCTGATAAGGATCTTATTTGGAGAAAACTATTGCACGATGGATTTTACAAAGAGTCCTCGCCTCAATTTGTCAATGCTGTTCCAAAGTGGGAAGAATGGAGCAAGAGTGTCGAAAATCTTAAGGTTCAGAGAACCAACAAGGAGCAGTTGGAACTTGTTTTCTATCCTTGTCCTAAAGTGGATGAAGGCAGTTTGGCCAATAATGGCTGGCTGCAAGAATTGCCTGATACGGTGACCAAGCTCTGCTGGGACAACGCTCTGTTAATGAGTCCTAATACGGCTAAGCGTTATGGCATTTTTGCCCGAAAGGCGGATTCAAGAAAGGCAGAAATCGTGCGCATTGTTTCTGGGGAAAAATGGATTGAGGTGGCTGCCTTAGTCGTTCCTGGTCATGCGGACAATTCTTTATCTTTAGCCCTAGGGTATGGTCGTAAGAAAGAATTAAGAGTGGCCGCAGGGGTGGGCTTTAATGCTTATCCACTTACCAAAACGGAACAATTTTGGTGGATTAGTGACTGTTCGATCCAAAAAACAAATCGTTTTTATGATTTGGCTAGATCTCAAGAACATCAATTGATGCATGGAAGACCGCTAGTCAAGATAGCTTCGCTGGAGTATTTCCGAAAGCATCCCGATTTTATTTCAGAGCAGGGGACTGAAGAGATCCCAGAAGTCTCCATTTATGAAAATCCTTATTCTGGCCAGAAAGAAAAAGGTCCTGCTTATAAAGGAGGGGTTTGGGGAGGGCCCTATCAATGGGGCATGGTCATTGACTTGGGAAGTTGTGTGGGATGCAACGCCTGCGTTGTGGCTTGTCAGAGCGAAAACAATATTCCGATTGTAGGCAAAGGGCAGGTTATGCGTGGTCGGATTATGCAGTGGATTAGGATAGATAATTATTATCAAGGGAGCGATGAAAATCTGCAGATGTTTTTTGAACCCATGCTTTGCCAGCATTGTGAGAATGCTCCCTGCGAGTCGGTCTGCCCAGTCTATGCGACAGTCCATAGTAAAGATGGGTTGAATGTGATGGTTTATAACCGTTGTATTGGCACAAGAGCCTGTGCAGCTAACTGTCCTTATAAGGTCAGACGATTTAATTTTTTTGATTACAATAAAAGGGATGTGCTGAAGAAAAAGAAGATTGGACCCTTTGAAATAGAAAATTTGTATTTGGGTCCTTTTGGGGACCTGGGTTCTCCGTTGACCATTCAGCTTCAGAGAAACCCTAATGTTACCGTAAGGATGCGGGGAGTCATGGAGAAGTGCACTTTTTGTGTTCAACGGATTGAAGAAGCAAAAATAACGGCTCTAGCAAGGTCCAAAGGCACAGAGCCTAAGACTATCCCTACCGATTCTGTAAAAACGGCTTGTCAGCAGGCTTGCCCAGCTGGAGCGATCATGTTTGGCAATCTAATGGATCAACAGAGCATGGTTTCTAAATGGAAAAAGAATGAGCGAGCTTATCGTGTTTTGCAAGAGCTGAATACTAGACCTAGGATCACTTATTTGGCTAGGATTAACAATCCAAATCCTTCGATTGCTCCTCAAACCCAATTCGAAGGGAAGAAAGAGAACTAA
- the nrfD gene encoding NrfD/PsrC family molybdoenzyme membrane anchor subunit translates to MVSKFGLEKNLSEEKKALLLEQLERPPLVLNKRNYGWLTEAICSIVEKPAKLEWWIAFILSFLLSLLMPLTIVYFISTGLGVWGLNSPVFWGLAILNFVFWIEIGHAGTLISAILLLTRQKWRNSVNRAAEAMTIFSVLCAAVFPLFHIGRQWMFWYLVPVPESYAVWQNFRAALLWDEFAVGTYFTVSCLFWYFGLIPDIAVLRDRAEKGWKKRLYHILCWGWSGSAAEWHHYELGYLCLGGIATILVVSVASVVSTDFATTVLPGWHETIFPPDFITGAIFSGFAMIATLLIPLRALYPQLKDVITPKHIDNMARIMLATGSMVGYSYIIELFVAWYSANVYEKYLFLNRIFGPYAIAYFLMFGFNVFLPQLFWWKKIRSSPWAVFFISILINVGMWSERFVIVVTALSRDFLPGSWRMYYPTWVDIGLFVGTVGFFFMLFLLFTRFFPVISISEVKTLVYEMERKEDDLKKGTPYGA, encoded by the coding sequence ATGGTAAGCAAATTTGGGCTAGAGAAGAACCTTTCAGAAGAAAAAAAAGCGTTGTTGCTTGAGCAATTAGAGAGGCCTCCTCTTGTGCTGAACAAGAGAAACTACGGCTGGTTAACCGAAGCGATCTGTTCTATTGTCGAAAAGCCAGCGAAATTGGAATGGTGGATTGCTTTTATACTTTCTTTTCTTCTTTCGCTGCTGATGCCACTAACAATTGTTTATTTTATCAGTACAGGACTTGGAGTATGGGGTCTGAATAGTCCAGTATTCTGGGGGCTAGCGATTCTTAATTTTGTTTTTTGGATTGAGATTGGCCATGCAGGCACGCTGATTTCAGCCATCCTTCTTCTTACTAGACAAAAGTGGAGAAACTCTGTGAACAGAGCGGCTGAGGCGATGACGATTTTTTCTGTTCTCTGCGCAGCGGTCTTCCCTCTGTTTCATATTGGTAGGCAGTGGATGTTTTGGTATTTGGTTCCTGTTCCAGAGTCGTATGCCGTATGGCAAAATTTCAGAGCGGCATTACTCTGGGATGAATTTGCTGTGGGCACCTATTTTACGGTTTCCTGTTTGTTCTGGTATTTCGGATTGATCCCGGATATTGCTGTTTTAAGAGATAGAGCTGAGAAAGGCTGGAAAAAACGGCTTTATCATATTCTTTGTTGGGGATGGAGCGGTTCGGCTGCTGAATGGCATCATTATGAACTTGGTTATCTTTGTTTAGGTGGCATTGCCACGATTTTAGTCGTTTCGGTAGCTTCCGTTGTTTCTACTGATTTTGCGACAACGGTTTTACCAGGATGGCATGAAACGATTTTCCCTCCTGATTTTATTACGGGTGCGATTTTCAGTGGTTTTGCAATGATCGCTACCTTATTGATTCCTTTACGAGCCCTATACCCGCAGCTGAAAGATGTGATCACTCCAAAGCATATCGATAATATGGCTAGAATCATGCTTGCCACCGGTTCCATGGTAGGCTATTCCTATATCATTGAGCTGTTTGTAGCCTGGTATAGTGCTAATGTTTACGAAAAGTATCTCTTTTTGAATCGTATTTTTGGTCCCTATGCCATCGCCTATTTTTTAATGTTCGGTTTTAATGTCTTCTTGCCTCAACTCTTTTGGTGGAAAAAAATAAGGTCTAGTCCGTGGGCGGTCTTTTTCATTTCGATTCTTATCAATGTGGGTATGTGGTCTGAGCGCTTTGTCATCGTTGTTACTGCCCTCTCGAGAGATTTTCTGCCTGGATCCTGGAGAATGTATTATCCGACTTGGGTAGATATTGGATTGTTCGTAGGAACTGTGGGATTTTTCTTTATGCTATTCCTTCTTTTTACGCGGTTTTTTCCTGTGATATCGATCTCGGAAGTAAAAACTTTAGTCTATGAAATGGAGCGGAAAGAAGATGATTTGAAGAAAGGAACCCCTTATGGAGCATGA
- a CDS encoding DUF3341 domain-containing protein → MEHERSEDIYGLGAEFDSIHKLMAAAKELSKLGYTQWEVYSPFPIHGIAHVRRLGKSKVSLFSLVGGLIGLSIALVMVTAISAPRPSFFKEVLSSHLQGLFYPLVVQGKPYLGFQAFVPVLIEMTILFASFSTVIGVFFFNRMPSPYKSVWNWERLSQKAMDDRFFLVVEKSDPHFSEDKTKLILKELGAQAVVSIRR, encoded by the coding sequence ATGGAGCATGAGAGAAGCGAGGATATTTATGGATTAGGAGCTGAATTTGATTCCATCCATAAACTAATGGCTGCGGCCAAGGAGCTTTCTAAATTGGGTTATACGCAATGGGAAGTTTATTCTCCCTTCCCGATCCATGGAATAGCGCATGTAAGGAGACTTGGCAAATCGAAAGTTTCTCTCTTTAGTTTAGTGGGAGGCTTGATTGGCTTGTCTATTGCCCTAGTGATGGTAACGGCTATCTCTGCTCCTAGGCCCTCCTTCTTTAAGGAGGTGTTGAGTAGTCATCTCCAAGGCCTTTTTTATCCTTTGGTAGTCCAAGGTAAACCGTATCTAGGATTTCAAGCTTTTGTTCCCGTGCTAATTGAAATGACGATTCTTTTTGCTTCTTTCAGCACGGTTATCGGTGTGTTCTTTTTTAACCGTATGCCTTCTCCTTATAAATCGGTCTGGAATTGGGAACGGTTGTCGCAAAAAGCGATGGATGATCGCTTTTTTTTGGTAGTGGAAAAATCTGATCCACATTTTTCAGAAGATAAAACAAAACTTATTTTAAAAGAATTAGGAGCCCAAGCCGTTGTGAGCATTCGGAGATAA
- a CDS encoding c-type cytochrome, translating to MRYFFYICFLLVTSVIATAGLRGWKSPKPPLEIFPDMVRQLKVKEQAYSVFFPDGMAARMPVNGTVCWEEPVENPYLSTGIIGEQWGEGFPIALSIDTLKKGKENFEIYCSACHGLAGYGNGIATRFNLFGVPNYHQDHTRELPDGQIFYIISHGQGMMLGYGANLSVEERWAIVAYIRALQKSQNVPFDALPEEKKQILKEIQQ from the coding sequence ATGCGGTATTTCTTTTATATTTGTTTTCTTTTAGTGACATCGGTGATAGCTACAGCGGGGCTACGTGGATGGAAAAGTCCAAAGCCGCCATTGGAAATTTTTCCTGATATGGTCAGGCAGTTGAAAGTCAAAGAACAGGCCTATAGCGTCTTTTTCCCAGATGGTATGGCAGCCCGAATGCCAGTCAATGGAACGGTATGTTGGGAGGAGCCGGTGGAAAACCCTTATCTTTCTACAGGCATTATTGGAGAACAGTGGGGAGAAGGATTCCCCATTGCCTTATCGATCGATACGCTTAAGAAAGGAAAAGAGAACTTCGAAATTTACTGCTCGGCTTGCCATGGATTGGCTGGCTATGGTAACGGAATAGCAACGCGGTTTAATCTTTTTGGGGTGCCAAACTATCACCAGGATCATACAAGAGAGCTACCCGATGGCCAGATCTTTTATATTATTTCTCATGGCCAGGGAATGATGCTAGGCTATGGGGCCAATCTGTCTGTGGAAGAAAGATGGGCTATTGTTGCCTATATTAGGGCGTTGCAAAAAAGCCAAAACGTTCCTTTTGACGCATTACCTGAGGAAAAAAAACAAATTCTGAAGGAGATCCAGCAATGA
- a CDS encoding cbb3-type cytochrome c oxidase subunit I codes for MSHPMVESQEWIGSGVARPISLDRSFFMPVIFMLVAAFFWLLVSMGFALLGAGKIVIPSLLGSWGWLTFGRIGLASFLVFSYGWGMNGGLAYGLYLVGKNAQEPFKGSGYFLCSALFWNLSIFIGMMAVLIGDIPSLSWAGWPDFVLFLLLLNYSLMNYWIVKKLIVSGNFLKNLSHSYLLIALLWFPWAIGSLFVFFHWLVIRGVSFASMEWWFNEGFLHLWMAPVGLSMLYDYVEGGNDQRSSSFLGWLGLILFFLCSNFASASHLIGAPFPLWIVGLGIAARILLILGAVAIGIDLLQRLKKRVQASKQNIFSRYFMIAFYCFLIAIIGDGLIAIPLVSRLVHFSFVEIAFLVLFIYGFYSFVLMGMAHYLYSNYFRKPWLSETFLKITFWANIYGISFLFVFLCLGGIIQSVELENADLPFSQVVESVLPYLRGAGMSATLILFSQLTYCFLLLLMSLMPVEKEGIEKNEKNLSRTI; via the coding sequence ATGAGCCATCCAATGGTAGAGTCTCAGGAGTGGATTGGGAGTGGAGTTGCTAGACCAATCTCTCTCGACAGATCCTTTTTCATGCCTGTGATATTTATGCTTGTTGCTGCCTTTTTTTGGCTTTTGGTCTCTATGGGATTTGCTCTTTTGGGTGCGGGTAAGATCGTGATTCCAAGCCTGCTTGGATCGTGGGGATGGTTAACTTTTGGTAGGATCGGATTGGCTTCTTTTCTTGTATTTTCTTATGGATGGGGAATGAATGGTGGGCTAGCCTACGGCCTCTATCTTGTAGGAAAGAATGCTCAGGAACCCTTTAAGGGCAGCGGCTATTTTCTTTGCTCCGCTCTTTTTTGGAATCTATCCATTTTTATTGGTATGATGGCCGTTCTCATTGGGGATATTCCTTCTCTATCATGGGCGGGCTGGCCTGATTTTGTGTTATTCCTGCTTCTTTTGAACTATTCCTTGATGAATTATTGGATTGTAAAGAAGTTGATTGTGAGTGGGAATTTTTTGAAAAACCTTTCCCATAGTTATCTTCTAATTGCTTTATTGTGGTTCCCATGGGCGATTGGTAGTCTTTTTGTCTTTTTCCACTGGTTAGTTATTCGAGGTGTTTCTTTTGCAAGCATGGAATGGTGGTTTAATGAAGGGTTTTTGCATCTTTGGATGGCCCCTGTTGGTTTGTCCATGCTCTATGATTATGTGGAGGGGGGTAACGATCAACGATCTTCGAGTTTTCTTGGCTGGTTGGGCTTAATCCTATTTTTTCTCTGTTCTAATTTTGCCAGTGCTTCTCATCTGATTGGAGCACCTTTCCCCCTTTGGATCGTAGGTTTAGGTATTGCCGCTCGAATCTTGCTCATCCTTGGAGCCGTTGCCATTGGGATCGATCTTTTGCAAAGGCTTAAAAAAAGAGTGCAAGCCAGTAAGCAGAACATCTTTTCAAGATATTTTATGATTGCTTTCTACTGTTTTTTGATTGCGATCATAGGGGATGGACTTATTGCTATCCCACTCGTTAGCCGGCTCGTTCACTTTAGTTTTGTAGAAATTGCCTTTCTTGTCCTTTTTATCTATGGCTTTTATTCTTTTGTTCTCATGGGAATGGCGCATTATCTCTATTCAAATTATTTTAGAAAACCGTGGCTATCGGAGACCTTTTTAAAGATCACATTTTGGGCAAATATCTATGGGATAAGCTTTCTTTTTGTATTTTTATGTCTGGGCGGGATCATCCAGAGCGTGGAATTAGAAAATGCTGATCTTCCTTTCTCTCAAGTAGTAGAATCTGTTTTGCCTTATCTGCGAGGAGCTGGTATGTCTGCTACGCTGATACTCTTCTCTCAGCTTACCTATTGTTTTCTTTTGTTACTCATGTCCCTAATGCCGGTAGAGAAGGAGGGAATCGAAAAGAATGAAAAAAATTTATCGAGAACTATCTAA
- a CDS encoding cbb3-type cytochrome c oxidase subunit II: MIARIVWVLGIFLCFLLGWFVYIIIPSQVLDPSPEGEETPPPNFGLVEVGQQVYGANGCSGCHTQIIRPANMGSDIARGWGNRRTFPVDYYHETNPFLGIVRIGPDLSNIGKRKKDSSWFYILLYEPNQIFPGTIMPPYKYLFRKVRAEGKRNPEALPPELDRTLPNGMQIMPSPEAVALVAYLLSLDRSYPTQPKKQ, translated from the coding sequence ATGATAGCACGAATTGTTTGGGTTTTAGGCATCTTTCTCTGTTTTCTGCTTGGATGGTTTGTCTATATCATTATCCCTTCGCAGGTTTTAGATCCTTCGCCGGAAGGAGAGGAAACCCCTCCGCCTAATTTTGGGCTTGTTGAAGTGGGCCAACAAGTATATGGAGCTAATGGCTGTTCAGGGTGTCATACGCAAATAATCAGGCCAGCCAATATGGGTTCGGACATTGCCAGAGGCTGGGGAAACCGAAGAACCTTCCCTGTGGATTATTATCACGAGACCAATCCTTTTCTAGGGATTGTGAGAATAGGACCAGATCTTTCTAATATTGGGAAGAGAAAAAAAGATTCAAGCTGGTTTTATATTCTTTTATATGAGCCTAATCAAATTTTTCCTGGAACGATTATGCCCCCTTACAAATATCTTTTTCGTAAAGTCAGAGCGGAAGGAAAAAGGAATCCCGAAGCGCTACCTCCAGAACTCGATAGAACCCTTCCTAATGGCATGCAAATCATGCCCTCACCGGAAGCTGTAGCTCTGGTAGCTTACCTGCTTTCTCTTGATAGATCTTATCCTACCCAACCAAAAAAGCAATGA
- a CDS encoding c-type cytochrome has translation MTENEKNPQKTVSPQPALGEESNRKIPSWFWLLSFIILSGVVYILVFETGGWRSTVFDTTSLFWGYMPKEKPKEKVLQKTQPVAADPMAIGQEQYQAMCSACHQPSGMGMAGQYPPLANSEYVIGSKARLAAILLNGLSGELKINGQTYNGVMPGWKTALNDEKLAAVMTYIRNSWGNHGDKVEANEVKQFREKYGKKEEAWKPSELSTLGE, from the coding sequence ATGACAGAAAACGAAAAGAATCCACAAAAGACAGTCAGCCCACAACCAGCCCTAGGGGAAGAATCGAATAGAAAAATTCCTAGTTGGTTTTGGCTCCTATCCTTTATTATTTTGTCAGGGGTAGTGTATATCTTGGTGTTTGAAACAGGGGGATGGCGTTCAACGGTCTTCGACACCACAAGCCTCTTTTGGGGATATATGCCAAAAGAGAAACCAAAAGAGAAGGTTTTGCAAAAGACTCAACCTGTCGCTGCTGATCCAATGGCCATCGGGCAGGAGCAGTACCAAGCGATGTGTTCGGCTTGTCATCAGCCAAGTGGTATGGGTATGGCTGGGCAATATCCTCCGCTGGCAAATTCAGAGTATGTCATTGGGAGTAAGGCAAGATTGGCGGCGATATTGTTAAACGGTCTTTCTGGAGAGCTTAAGATCAATGGACAAACTTACAATGGGGTAATGCCAGGATGGAAAACGGCCTTAAACGATGAAAAGCTGGCTGCCGTTATGACCTATATTCGCAATTCTTGGGGCAATCATGGGGATAAAGTCGAGGCTAATGAAGTCAAACAGTTCAGAGAAAAATATGGAAAAAAAGAGGAAGCGTGGAAGCCAAGTGAGTTATCCACCCTTGGAGAATAG
- a CDS encoding cytochrome c oxidase subunit I, which produces MDSEMSMTSQAAHGHHEGHEEISWIRKYVFSTDHKMIGYQYMVTSLFVALFAFFLMVLMRWQLSFPGKPIPIFGPILEKLLGSSMAPGGVMTPQLYNSFGAMHGTMMIFMALVPALFAGFGNFVVPLQIGAPDMAFPRLNMASFWLFFVGVLIMMVSFFVPGGAAKSGWTSYTPLADFADMGPGFHPIFNGQTLWLIGMVFNITGSLLGSVNIITTIIQLRTKGLSWMRLPVFVWSELVTAFLLLLAFPPLEAAGVMQLMDRLFGTSFFSPEGLIINGKHADISGGGSSILWQHLFWFLGHPEVYVQILPTMGIVGEIFANNTRKPLWSYKVFVYSLLAIGFLSMVVWAHHMYMTGMGQAVTSFFQIFTTIISIPSVLLGTVLLLSLWGASIRFNVPMLFALAWLPMFGIGGLTGLPLGWTASDVVLHDTYYVIGHFHYMMAPASLLALFAGIYYWFPKATGRYMNEFLGKIHFWPTFIFFNGIFFPMLVQGFAGVHRRWYDGGAGWQMAQNVLWLNQVMSFSAWALAIAQIPFIINFFWSLFAGKKVTDDNPWQATTLEWATPTPPGHGNFLHPVAVYRDPYEYSVPGYKQDYLPQWESDERLSKEGKLSQVSF; this is translated from the coding sequence ATGGATTCTGAAATGTCAATGACTTCTCAGGCAGCCCATGGTCATCATGAAGGCCATGAAGAAATCTCTTGGATAAGAAAATACGTTTTTTCTACCGATCATAAAATGATCGGTTACCAATACATGGTGACCTCTCTGTTTGTGGCCCTTTTTGCCTTTTTCTTGATGGTGTTGATGCGCTGGCAACTTTCTTTTCCTGGAAAACCGATTCCTATTTTTGGGCCTATTCTTGAAAAATTGCTAGGCTCTTCAATGGCTCCAGGTGGGGTGATGACCCCTCAGTTGTATAATTCGTTTGGAGCGATGCACGGCACCATGATGATATTTATGGCATTGGTGCCTGCGCTTTTTGCTGGTTTTGGCAATTTTGTGGTTCCCTTACAGATTGGAGCCCCCGATATGGCCTTCCCTCGGCTGAATATGGCCAGTTTTTGGCTGTTTTTTGTGGGGGTGCTCATAATGATGGTTAGTTTTTTTGTGCCGGGAGGTGCTGCGAAATCGGGATGGACTTCGTATACGCCACTGGCTGATTTTGCCGATATGGGACCGGGTTTTCACCCCATTTTTAATGGCCAAACCCTTTGGCTTATCGGCATGGTCTTTAATATCACAGGAAGTCTGTTAGGCTCAGTGAACATCATTACCACCATCATTCAGTTAAGGACAAAAGGACTCAGTTGGATGCGCCTGCCTGTTTTTGTGTGGAGTGAATTAGTCACTGCTTTTCTGTTGCTCCTTGCGTTCCCACCATTAGAAGCAGCAGGGGTCATGCAGCTAATGGATAGGCTTTTTGGAACAAGCTTCTTTTCTCCGGAAGGGTTAATTATTAATGGTAAGCATGCGGATATTAGTGGGGGTGGTTCCTCCATTCTGTGGCAGCATCTTTTCTGGTTTTTGGGTCATCCTGAAGTCTATGTTCAGATTCTTCCTACCATGGGAATTGTAGGGGAGATCTTTGCGAACAATACCAGAAAACCACTTTGGAGCTATAAGGTATTCGTTTATTCGCTTTTGGCGATTGGCTTTTTATCGATGGTTGTTTGGGCCCATCATATGTATATGACGGGCATGGGACAGGCCGTCACCTCGTTCTTCCAGATCTTTACAACAATCATCTCTATTCCTTCCGTTCTTTTGGGAACGGTCTTGCTTCTTTCACTCTGGGGAGCTTCTATCCGCTTTAATGTCCCGATGCTTTTTGCCCTTGCCTGGCTGCCAATGTTTGGCATAGGAGGATTAACGGGTTTGCCCTTGGGATGGACAGCTTCCGATGTGGTGCTCCATGACACCTATTATGTGATTGGACATTTCCATTACATGATGGCACCAGCTTCCCTGCTTGCGCTCTTTGCGGGTATTTACTACTGGTTCCCCAAGGCTACGGGCAGATACATGAATGAATTTCTTGGTAAAATTCATTTTTGGCCCACTTTTATATTTTTCAATGGCATCTTTTTCCCCATGCTCGTGCAGGGGTTTGCGGGCGTGCATAGAAGATGGTACGATGGAGGTGCGGGCTGGCAGATGGCCCAGAATGTCTTGTGGTTGAATCAGGTAATGAGTTTTTCTGCCTGGGCTTTAGCGATTGCTCAAATTCCCTTTATTATTAACTTTTTCTGGAGTTTGTTTGCAGGCAAAAAGGTAACCGATGATAACCCCTGGCAAGCAACAACTCTTGAATGGGCAACTCCCACCCCTCCAGGACATGGAAATTTCCTGCATCCTGTAGCGGTTTATAGGGATCCTTACGAGTATAGTGTCCCGGGATACAAACAGGATTATTTACCGCAATGGGAATCGGATGAAAGACTAAGCAAAGAAGGAAAATTGTCCCAGGTTTCTTTTTGA